A DNA window from Sylvia atricapilla isolate bSylAtr1 chromosome W, bSylAtr1.pri, whole genome shotgun sequence contains the following coding sequences:
- the LOC136373261 gene encoding diacylglycerol O-acyltransferase 2-like, translating to MKTIIAACSQNLSGSRASIQTALRTLLAVPWPSQHDFSCTLQLLAVLQWVLSFLLLGTVSLLLLIYLLFTSFWLIPVLYLAWIILDWDTPEKGGRRLPCLRRWTVWKHFRDYFPVKLVKTHDLSPSHNYIIGSHPHGILCVGAFCNFITGSTGFEELFPGLRSFLTTLAGNFRLPVFREYLMSGGLFPVTRRAIGYLLSQKGTGNAVAIVIGGAAESLSCRPGVTTLILKNRKGFVRMALRHGAFLVPSFSFGENNLFRQVVFEEGSWVRSVQRRFQKMMGFAPCLFYGRGLTSCHSRGFLPYARPITTVVGEPVAVPKVENPSRELVDRYHKLYIRALLKLFNENKTKYGLSESDELHIL from the exons ATGAAAACCATCATAGCAGCCTGCTCCCAGAATCTCAGTG GCAGCCGGGCCAGCATCCAGACTGCCCTGAGGACGCTGCTGGCCGTGCCCTGGCCCTCGCAGCACGACTTCAGCTGCACGCTCCAGCTCCTGGCCGTGCTGCAGTGGGTGctcagcttcctgctgctgg GAACCgtcagcctcctgctcctcatctACCTGCTGTTCACCAGCTTCTGGCTCATCCCCGTGCTCTACCTGGCCTGGATCATCCTCGACTGGGACACGCCGGAGAAAG GTGGCAGGAGGCTGCCGTGCCTGCGGCGATGGACCGTGTGGAAGCACTTTCGGGATTATTTCCCGGTGAAG CTGGTGAAGACACACGACCTGTCTCCCAGCCACAACTACATCATCGGCTCGCACCCCCACGGCATCCTCTGCGTCGGCGCCTTCTGCAACTTCATCACGGGCTCCACGGGCTTCGAGGAGCTTTTCCCGGGCCTCCGCTCCTTCCTCACCACACTGGCCGGAAACTTCCGCCTGCCCGTGTTTCGGGAGTACCTGATGAGTGGGG GGCTGTTCCCGGTGACCCGCCGCGCCATCGGGTACCTGCTGTCCCAGAAGGGCACCGGCAACGCGGTGGCCATCGTCATCGGCGGCGCGGCCGAGTCGCTGTCCTGCCGGCCCGGCGTCACCACGCTCATCCTCAAGAACCGCAAGGGCTTCGTCCGCATGGCCCTGCGGCACGG GGCCTTCCTCGTCCCGTCCTTCTCCTTTGGGGAGAACAACCTCTTCCGCCAGGTGGTCTTTGAGGAGGGCAGCTGGGTGAGGAGCGTCCAGCGGCGCTTCCAGAAGATGATGGGCTTCGCTCCCTGCCTCTTCTACGGCCGTGGCCTCACCTCCTGCCACTCCCGCGGCTTCCTGCCCTACGCCAGACCCATCACCACCGTGG TGGGGGAGCCGGTGGCAGTGCCCAAGGTGGAGAACCCGAGTCGGGAGCTGGTGGACCGGTACCACAAGCTCTACATCCGTGCCCTGCTCAAGCTCTTCAACGAGAACAAGACCAAGTATGGACTGTCCGAGTCAGATGAGCTGCACATCCTCTGA
- the LOC136373235 gene encoding immunoglobulin-binding protein 1-like isoform X1 codes for MMAEAGAGGPRLVELLALGRRLWDELEASTELSSAAPAVQEKVRQGLDALQRAAAMVAQLELFSENEELEEIASADMKFMLLPALLGAMTLKQVDLSRRREHLESAREHFLHFLKLCKNYGLGSFQLPPGTSGEEEARSPSASQDPAQPNLVAMAMSRTAKIERYKQKKELENKLASMSSSVESRTADEDQIREFYILQIQKWISTSLEEIESIEQELVILKSRDAARQAPAGPCGPSRPARTPVKPFILTRNAAQARVFGAGYPGLPTMTVDDWYEQRRKQGIVSTPQRVPAGASDEELQKQQQETKEEEDDEEALRKARDWDDWKDTHPRGYGNRHNMG; via the exons ATGATGGCGGAGGCGGGCGCGGGCGGCCCCCggctggtggagctgctggcGTTGGGACGGCGGCTCTGGGACGAGCTGGAGGCCAGCACCGAGCTCTCCTCGGCAGCCCCGGCCGTACAGGAGAAGGTGCGGCAGGGGCTAGATGCGCTGCAGCGGGCGGCGGCCATGGTGGCGCAGCTGGAGTTGTTCAG TGAGAAcgaggagctggaggaaatCGCCTCGGCCGACATGAAATTCATGCTGCTGCCGGCGCTGCTGGGGGCCATGACTCTGAAACAGGTGGAcctgagcaggagaagggagcacCTGGAGAGTGCCCGGGAGCACTTCCTGCACTTCCTCAAGCTCTGCAAGAACTACGGGCTGGGATCTTTCCAACTGCCCCCTGGCACCTCCGGCGAGGAGGAAGCCAGGAGCCCCTCGGCCTCCCAGGACCCCGCCCAGCCCAACCTGGTGGCCATGGCCATGAGCAGGACAGCCAAAATTGAAAG ATACAAACAgaagaaggagctggagaacaaATTGGCCTCcatgagcagctctgtggagagcAGGACAGCGGATGAGGATCAGATCCGGGAATTTTACATCCTCCAGATCCAGAAATGGATCAGCACCAGCCTGGAGGAGATTGAGAGCATCGAGCAGGAGCTGGTGATCCTGAAGAGCAGGGATGCAGCCAGGCAG gctccagcaggtccctgtggCCCTTCCCGGCCAGCCAGAACTCCGGTGAAACCCTTCATCCTCACCCGGAATGCTGCTCAGGCCAG GGTGTTTGGAGCTGGCTATCCCGGGCTGCCCACCATGACTGTGGATGACTGGTATGAGCAGCGCCGGAAACAGGGAATTGTGTCCACCCCACAGAGGGTTCCAG CAGGTGCAAGTGATGAGGAgttgcagaagcagcagcaggagacaaaggaggaagaagatgaTGAGGAAGCTCTTCGTAAAGCTCGGGACTGGGATGACTGGAAGGACACACACCCCCGGGGCTACGGCAACAGGCACAACATGGGCTGA
- the LOC136373235 gene encoding immunoglobulin-binding protein 1-like isoform X2, giving the protein MMAEAGAGGPRLVELLALGRRLWDELEASTELSSAAPAVQEKVRQGLDALQRAAAMVAQLELFSENEELEEIASADMKFMLLPALLGAMTLKQVDLSRRREHLESAREHFLHFLKLCKNYGLGSFQLPPGTSGEEEARSPSASQDPAQPNLVAMAMSRTAKIERYKQKKELENKLASMSSSVESRTADEDQIREFYILQIQKWISTSLEEIESIEQELVILKSRDAARQAPAGPCGPSRPARTPVKPFILTRNAAQARVFGAGYPGLPTMTVDDWYEQRRKQGIVSTPQRVPGASDEELQKQQQETKEEEDDEEALRKARDWDDWKDTHPRGYGNRHNMG; this is encoded by the exons ATGATGGCGGAGGCGGGCGCGGGCGGCCCCCggctggtggagctgctggcGTTGGGACGGCGGCTCTGGGACGAGCTGGAGGCCAGCACCGAGCTCTCCTCGGCAGCCCCGGCCGTACAGGAGAAGGTGCGGCAGGGGCTAGATGCGCTGCAGCGGGCGGCGGCCATGGTGGCGCAGCTGGAGTTGTTCAG TGAGAAcgaggagctggaggaaatCGCCTCGGCCGACATGAAATTCATGCTGCTGCCGGCGCTGCTGGGGGCCATGACTCTGAAACAGGTGGAcctgagcaggagaagggagcacCTGGAGAGTGCCCGGGAGCACTTCCTGCACTTCCTCAAGCTCTGCAAGAACTACGGGCTGGGATCTTTCCAACTGCCCCCTGGCACCTCCGGCGAGGAGGAAGCCAGGAGCCCCTCGGCCTCCCAGGACCCCGCCCAGCCCAACCTGGTGGCCATGGCCATGAGCAGGACAGCCAAAATTGAAAG ATACAAACAgaagaaggagctggagaacaaATTGGCCTCcatgagcagctctgtggagagcAGGACAGCGGATGAGGATCAGATCCGGGAATTTTACATCCTCCAGATCCAGAAATGGATCAGCACCAGCCTGGAGGAGATTGAGAGCATCGAGCAGGAGCTGGTGATCCTGAAGAGCAGGGATGCAGCCAGGCAG gctccagcaggtccctgtggCCCTTCCCGGCCAGCCAGAACTCCGGTGAAACCCTTCATCCTCACCCGGAATGCTGCTCAGGCCAG GGTGTTTGGAGCTGGCTATCCCGGGCTGCCCACCATGACTGTGGATGACTGGTATGAGCAGCGCCGGAAACAGGGAATTGTGTCCACCCCACAGAGGGTTCCAG GTGCAAGTGATGAGGAgttgcagaagcagcagcaggagacaaaggaggaagaagatgaTGAGGAAGCTCTTCGTAAAGCTCGGGACTGGGATGACTGGAAGGACACACACCCCCGGGGCTACGGCAACAGGCACAACATGGGCTGA